In the Euphorbia lathyris chromosome 5, ddEupLath1.1, whole genome shotgun sequence genome, one interval contains:
- the LOC136230657 gene encoding ycf20-like protein isoform X2, whose protein sequence is MANEISERTCVTFAICAIHNWSIEPNFNRGTSKISLKSSSPFLGKRFQLRRPNRGITPFALNTGGISENGGQENLNGDDSPGSGGTRLGRIVSAGGKQLLQKLNSARKNFPMKVFLLLLGFYTANALATILGQTGDWDVLVAGVVVAAIEGIGMLVYKKPGSIPTERLKSFVVLMNYWKAGVCLGLFVDAFKLGS, encoded by the exons ATGGCGAATGAAATCTCTGAAAGGACATGTGTGACCTTTGCCATTTGTGCAATTCACAATTGGAGCATTGAGCCAAATTTTAACAGAGGGACATCAAAGATCAGTTTGAAGTCTTCTTCCCCTTTTCTCGGAAAGAG GTTTCAGTTGAGAAGACCTAACAGAGGAATAACACCATTTGCATTAAACACAGGCGGGATATCGGAAAACGGTGGACAAGAGAATCTTAATGGCGATGATTCTCCTGGTTCTGGAGGCACTAGATTGGGAAGAATAGTGAGTGCAGGTGGAAAACAGCTACTGCAGAAGCTGAATTCAGCAAGGAAGAATTTCCCCATGAAAGTATTTCTGCTTCTTTTAGGTTTCTACACAGCTAACGCACTTGCTACGATTCTCGGACAGACCGGTGATTGGGATGTTTTAGTTGCCGGAGTTGTGGTTGCTGCCATTGAAGGTATTGGCATGCTTGTGTATAAAAAGCCTGGTTCTATACCTACTGAGAGGTTGAAATCTTTTGTGGTTTTGATGAACTATTGGAAAGCCGGTGTGTGCTTAGGTCTTTTTGTTGATGCTTTTAAATTAGGGAGTTGA
- the LOC136230529 gene encoding GDSL esterase/lipase At2g30310-like: MATIKFLMIIFYLYKFTIVSPSTNSLSPSSSPKFSALFVFGDSTVDTGNNMHIPTFLKPNYLPYGQNYTTHLPTGRFSNGKLVPDMLASYLGIKESLPPFLDPTLSLGDLITGVNFASSGSGLDDLTSLYSLSIPVSKQIQHFKRYINKLKLAIGEETVNAIVNSSLVYISAGANDWLLNYYDIPTRRLTYDVNDYQDFLLGRIQYFIKELYEVGCHSIIVNGLPPIGSLPFQITWSIDKLFGVDQNKDTQVYNQNLIKMLHELESTLPGIQLVYADYYTPIIDMIKYPKNYGFIETTKGCCVERDSEFLSMCSRKLAPCENPDQYLFWDGVHPTLATYTHIFNYIISDVIPQFSKNHTYDVNGGGI; this comes from the exons ATGGCAACCATCAAATTCTTAATGATCATATTCTACTTATACAAATTTACCATAGTTTCACCCTCTACCAATTctctttctccttcttcttcaccAAAATTTTCAGCCCTTTTCGTGTTTGGAGATTCAACAGTGGACACTGGAAATAACATGCACATCCCTACATTTCTCAAGCCCAATTATCTCCCGTATGGTCAAAACTACACAACTCACTTACCTACGGGAAGATTTTCAAATGGAAAACTTGTTCCTGATATGTTGGCTTCCTATTTAGGCATCAAGGAATCTCTTCCTCCGTTTCTGGATCCAACCCTTTCACTCGGTGATCTAATTACTGGTGTTAATTTCGCTTCATCAGGATCAGGGTTGGACGATTTGACTAGTTTGTATAGTCTATCCATCCCAGTTTCCAAGCAAATTCAACACTTTAAACGTTACATAAACAAACTTAAATTGGCTATTGGAGAAGAAACAGTTAATGCTATTGTTAATAGTTCTTTGGTATATATTAGTGCCGGAGCAAATGATTGGCTTCTCAACTATTATGACATTCCTACAAGAAGGTTAACGTACGACGTAAATGATTACCAAGATTTTCTACTAGGAAGGATCCAATATTTCATTAAG GAATTGTATGAAGTTGGTTGCCACTCGATAATAGTAAACGGATTACCTCCAATAGGTTCTTTGCCTTTCCAAATAACTTGGAGCATAGATAAACTTTTTGGAGTGGATCAGAATAAAGATACTCAAGTTTACAATCAAAATCTTATCAAGATGTTGCACGAATTGGAGTCAACTCTTCCTGGAATCCAACTCGTCTATGCTGATTATTATACCCCTATCATCGACATGATTAAATATCCTAAAAACTACG GTTTTATCGAAACAACGAAAGGGTGTTGTGTTGAAAGAGACAGTGAATTCTTATCAATGTGTAGTCGAAAACTTGCACCATGTGAAAATCCCGATCAATATTTATTTTGGGATGGAGTTCATCCAACTTTAGCAACCTATACacacatttttaattatattatcagTGACGTTATTCCTCAATTCTCGAAGAATCACACCTATGATGTTAATGGCGGAGGGATATGA
- the LOC136230657 gene encoding ycf20-like protein isoform X1: MTSLSVMANEISERTCVTFAICAIHNWSIEPNFNRGTSKISLKSSSPFLGKRFQLRRPNRGITPFALNTGGISENGGQENLNGDDSPGSGGTRLGRIVSAGGKQLLQKLNSARKNFPMKVFLLLLGFYTANALATILGQTGDWDVLVAGVVVAAIEGIGMLVYKKPGSIPTERLKSFVVLMNYWKAGVCLGLFVDAFKLGS, encoded by the exons ATGACCAGTTTATCAGTGATGGCGAATGAAATCTCTGAAAGGACATGTGTGACCTTTGCCATTTGTGCAATTCACAATTGGAGCATTGAGCCAAATTTTAACAGAGGGACATCAAAGATCAGTTTGAAGTCTTCTTCCCCTTTTCTCGGAAAGAG GTTTCAGTTGAGAAGACCTAACAGAGGAATAACACCATTTGCATTAAACACAGGCGGGATATCGGAAAACGGTGGACAAGAGAATCTTAATGGCGATGATTCTCCTGGTTCTGGAGGCACTAGATTGGGAAGAATAGTGAGTGCAGGTGGAAAACAGCTACTGCAGAAGCTGAATTCAGCAAGGAAGAATTTCCCCATGAAAGTATTTCTGCTTCTTTTAGGTTTCTACACAGCTAACGCACTTGCTACGATTCTCGGACAGACCGGTGATTGGGATGTTTTAGTTGCCGGAGTTGTGGTTGCTGCCATTGAAGGTATTGGCATGCTTGTGTATAAAAAGCCTGGTTCTATACCTACTGAGAGGTTGAAATCTTTTGTGGTTTTGATGAACTATTGGAAAGCCGGTGTGTGCTTAGGTCTTTTTGTTGATGCTTTTAAATTAGGGAGTTGA